The Lactuca sativa cultivar Salinas chromosome 2, Lsat_Salinas_v11, whole genome shotgun sequence genome includes a window with the following:
- the LOC111891985 gene encoding mitotic spindle checkpoint protein BUBR1 encodes MADIVDPRNMVMDPETEFLASKQETGNEWELFKENVRPLKRGRNVKLLNDSLKSNSDLQIRNSLIDTRRKLIKAIDEYEGEDPLQPWIDCIKWVQDAFPPGGDCSGLVVILEQCVRTFWHEEQYKNDLRYLKVWLEYAGYCDDAEVVYSFLDTNKIGEIHSIFYISYATHMESKNKIKTANDIYECGIARNAQPIEKLKSAYKKFFVRSMSRPKAIEEESMDTRQPTRSFGTILARADSGNRPLESSEIARKRQKQEGAAASFKVYKETTGRSSMQQQPESSKPELKNWNTLGGRADRNKENNAIPAKWTSHKIPQRPVARTAAPAPAPALPCIEVFVDEECLGPQNVRNEGGGASALQLRDKDGKDLKKETEILRENPLCHFPPSSMR; translated from the exons ATGGCGGACATTGTCGATCCCAGAAACATGGTTATGGATCCAGAGACGGAGTTCCTAGCTTCTAAACAAGAAACTGGTAACGAGTGGGAACTCTTCAAAGAGAACGTCAGACCATTGAAGAGAGGACGCAACGTAAAACTCCTCAATGATTCCCTCAAATCCAATTCGGATCTTCAAATCAGAAACTCTCTCATTGACACTCGAAG AAAGCTGATTAAAGCCATTGATGAGTATGAAGGTGAAGATCCTCTACAACCATGGATTGA TTGTATCAAGTGGGTACAAGACGCTTTTCCTCCAGGTGGAGACTGCTCAGGATTGGTGGTTATCCTTGAACAATGTGTGCGAACCTTTTGGCATGAAGAACAATATAAGAACGATCTTCGTTATCTTAAAGTGTGGTTGGAGTAT GCTGGATATTGTGATGATGCTGAAGTTGTTTATAGTTTCCTTGATACAAATAAAATTGGCGAGATACATTCCATCTTTTACATATCATATGCTACCCACATGGAGTCAAAGAATAAGATCAAAACTGCAAATGACATATACGAATGTGGGATTGCAAG GAATGCTCAACCGATTGAGAAGCTAAAGTCAGCTTACAAGAAGTTTTTCGTTCGTTCGATGAGTAGACCAAAAGCCATTGAA GAGGAATCAATGGACACTCGTCAACCTACCAGAAGCTTTGGAACCATCTTGGCTCGAGCAGACAGTG GAAATCGGCCTCTGGAAAGTTCTGAAATAGCTAGAAAAAGACAAAAACAAGAAGG GGCTGCTGCATCATTCAAGGTTTATAAAGAGACAACGGGGAGGAGCTCAATGCAGCAGCAGCCGGAATCATCAAAGCCGGAGTTGAAAAACTGGAATACTCTTGGAGGAAGAGCTGATAGAAATAAAGAGAATAATGCGATTCCTGCCAAGTGGACATCACATAag ATTCCACAGAGACCTGTTGCTAGAACTGCTGCCCCTGCCCCTGCCCCTGCCCTTCCTTGTATTGAAGTATTTGTGGATGAAGAATGCTTAGG ACCTCAAAATGTGAGAAATGAAGGTGGAGGCGCTTCTGCACTGCAGCTCAGGGACAAGGATG